One window of the Primulina eburnea isolate SZY01 chromosome 18, ASM2296580v1, whole genome shotgun sequence genome contains the following:
- the LOC140820115 gene encoding cyclin-A1-4-like — protein sequence MASAAGGRRSVTSATTSSLAKRHASSSAGDNLGKVASGAAGKKRPALANISNQRHGSGSINPTRGCPPESSKIVPCTAKLVSIKKKGSLSSTNVNISRDAPPPSSLGKQNDDPLTKAIFFPKSDALLSKTKVVFVPQTMNICPDQSDGFSVSMDESMSSCDSLNSPDIEYMDSNVIAAVDSIERKASNMLCISEHVEIAGNACKRDILAAIESNDKIVDVDGNLDDPRLCATIACDIYKHLRASEAKKRPATNFMERTQKDINSSMRAILVDWLVEVAEEYRLVPDTLYLTVNYIDRYLSGNVMDRQRLQLLGVACMMIASKYEEICAPQVEEFCYITDNTYFKEEVLQMESAVLNYLKFEMTAPTAKCFLRRFVRVAQGIDEAPLLHLECLANYIAELSLMEYNMLCFAPSLIAASSIFLAKFILVPSKKPWNPTLQHYTLYEVSELHECVWALHGLCCNNQNSNLPAIREKYSQHKYKFVAKKSCPSSIPAEFFSDLSS from the exons ATGGCGAGTGCAGCCGGAGGAAGGAGGTCGGTGACGTCGGCTACGACGTCGTCTCTGGCCAAGCGTCATGCTTCTTCGTCGGCGGGGGATAATCTTGGGAAGGTTGCGTCTGGGGCGGCGGGGAAGAAGCGCCCGGCGCTTGCTAATATCTCTAACCAGAGGCATGGCTCCGGGTCCATCAACCCTACTCGAGGTTGCCCACCAGAATCATCCAAAATT GTACCATGTACTGCAAAACTTGTAAGCATCAAGAAAAAGGGCTCTTTGTCTTCGACAAACGTCAACATCTCCAGGGATGCTCCACCTCCATCCTCCTTAGGAAAACAGAATGACGATCCTCTGACAAAAGCTATTTTTTTTCCAAAGAGTGATGCGCTGCTCTCCAAGACGAAGGTGGTGTTCGTTCCACAAACCATGAACATTTGCCCAGACCAATCTGATGGATTCTCTGTTTCCATGGATGAATCAATGTCAAGCTGCGATTCTTTGAACAGTCCAGATATTGAATACATGGATAGTAATGTAATAGCAGCTGTTGATTCAATCGAGCGTAAGGCCTCGAACATGCTTTGCATTTCAGAGCATGTCGAAATAGCAG GGAATGCATGCAAACGAGACATACTTGCAGCTATAGAATCAAATGATAAGATTGTTGATGTCGACGGGAATCTAGATGATCCTCGATTATGTGCAACCATTGCATGTGATATTTACAAGCACTTGAGAGCATCTGAG GCAAAGAAAAGGCCAGCTACCAACTTCATGGAAAGGACGCAAAAGGATATCAATAGCAGCATGAGAGCGATTCTTGTTGATTGGCTTGTCGAG GTTGCGGAGGAATACAGGCTTGTTCCCGACACATTATATCTAACAGTTAACTATATAGATCGTTATCTTTCGGGAAATGTCATGGATAGGCAACGCTTGCAGTTGCTTGGCGTGGCTTGCATGATGATTGCTTC CAAATATGAAGAGATTTGTGCGCCTCAGGTTGAAGAGTTCTGTTACATAACTGACAACACATACTTTAAGGAAGAG GTTTTGCAAATGGAATCGGCTGTATTGAATTACCTGAAATTTGAGATGACAGCACCTACAGCCAAATGTTTCTTGAG GAGATTTGTTCGTGTTGCACAAGGCATTGACGAG GCCCCATTACTGCATTTGGAGTGCTTGGCCAACTACATTGCAGAATTATCTCTTATGGAGTACAATATGCTCTGTTTTGCCCCTTCATTGATAGCAGCTTCATCAATTTTCTTGGCAAAGTTTATTCTTGTCCCCTCCAAGAAGCCTTGG AATCCAACCCTTCAACATTATACTCTTTACGAGGTCTCTGAATTACATGAGTGTGTTTGGGCATTACATGGCCTTTGCTGCAACAACCAAAATTCTAATCTACCGGCCATTAGAGAGAAATATAGCCAGCATAAG TACAAATTTGTAGCAAAGAAGTCCTGCCCTTCATCCATACCAGCAGAATTCTTCAGCGACTTAAGCAGCTAA